DNA sequence from the Methanolobus psychrophilus R15 genome:
CTTGATGCAGCAGGATTCGAGAGTGTTACAGTAACCGATGTGAAAGGTCGTGGTAAGCAAAAGGGTGTAATGCAACAGTGGAGAGGACGCAAGTACTGCGTTGACCTGTTGCCAAAGATCAAGATGGAGATCGTTATCAATGATACAGATGCTGACAAGGTCATTGATATCATTTCCAAGGCAGCAGCCACCGGAACCATCGGCGACGGTAAGATCTTTGTTTATCCGATTGCAAAGATAGTAAGGATACGCACAGGGGAAACCGACGGAGATGCGCTCTAAGCGCATTTCCTATACCTTTTTCTAATTTTGCCGGTAAAGCTCAGTAAATTCCAACCAGGGAATTACCTAAAATACTTTTATTCTCTGCTCCTGTCCCGAAAAGCACGCCATCGTCCGGAAGATCGAAATGTGACTTTTAGTGTGTGATAAACAGGAGCATGACACCGCAGAGAATCCCGAGAGGGAGGGTGGAGAGGAGGCTTAACCTTTCCTCGTTTCCATGAGTTACAATATTATACATGCAATATCTGTAATATTGAAGGAATGTGTTCAAGCTATGAGAATCCTCGTTGTAATGGGAAGCCCGAGAAAAGGCAATACCTATCGGGCCGTCAGGAAAGTAGAAGAAGTGATGCGGTCAAAGGGCGATGTAGAATTTGAGTACCTTATGCTCAGAGATGCGAACCTATCACAGTGCAGCGGCTGTTTCGTATGTTTTATGAAAGGTGAGGACCATTGCCCGTTCAAGGACGATGCACCCCTGATCGAGAAGAAAATGCACGATGCAGATGGAGTGATCTTTGCAACACCTGTCTATGGCATGAATGTTTCCGCACTCATGAAAACCTTTATAGACCGCTTTTCTTATATATTTCATCGTCCCCGCTTTTTTCATAAAAAAGCCCTGCTTCTCTCTACCACCGGAGCTCTTGGCCTTAAAGAAATACTCGATTACCTCCAATTGGTAGTGAGGATATGGGGTTTTGAAGCATCTCACAGGGTAGGCATTGTAACTCCTCCCATGCCAATATCCAGGAAAAGAGAGCTTGAGAACGAGCAAAAACTGAGGAAAGCTGCTGTCGTATTTTACGATTCCCTGCTAAAGAAAGGACACAATTCACCCGGACTCAGGAGCGTGATAGTTTTCCGTGCTCAGAAAGCAAGTTTTGGAGAGCTTGCCCGGGATTCACCCGCCGATCATACATACTGGAAAGAGAAAGGCTGGCTAAGGCCGCAGGCAAAGTATTACGTGGACGTACCTGTCAATCCGCTTTTCAATGCGATCGGATGGACCACTGAAAAATTCCTGAGAAGGAAAATAAGAAAAGATATAGCTGAAGCGCAAAAATGAGTGATCCTTCTGCCATACCATCCTGAAGGACCCCGAAGGACGCTTCCGCAAATTAAACTACGAGTAAATAGTGGTGAGGAAAAATCAACCTCGATATATTCGGGCTCAGGGATAAGAGCCTTGCAGACCGGAACAAACTGCTGGCCCGGATATCCTTGCAAACGAGATGTAAGTAGAGACCATATTTTCCTGTGTATACAATTATATAGGAAATGGTAAAAATAATATATTAGAATATATATACTAATAGACAAGATGCAATCAGACCATAAACACAAAATATTGATAGTCGATGATGAGAAGATAAACGTAGCACTTCTTACATCTTATCTATCAGAAAACTATGATGTGATAACAGCGTCAAATGGCAGGGATGCACTCAGCATAGTTAAAAGGGAAGAACCGGACCTCATAATGCTGGATATTGTCATGCCCGGGATGGACGGCTTTGACGTATGCAGAATAATCAAACATGACTACAAACTCGATTTTATACCGGTCATAATGCTCACAGCCCTGACCTCCAGGAACGATCACCAGAAAGGCATTGAGGTTGGCGCAGATGATTTCCTGAAAAAGCCTGCGGACAGGTTTGAGCTGGACAAAAAGATAACAGCTCTTTTGCGTATCAAGGAACATCATGATTCACTGCTTATGGACCGTAACAAAGCATACGAATATCTTGATTACGCAGGTATTTTGATGGCAGTCCTTGACAAGGATTACAAACTGGTCCACATCAACAAGAAAGGTGCCGAAATTCTGGGATATAAAAGGGACAACATCATCAATAGAGACTGGATGGACCTTTTTGTTGCGGAAAGTTACAGAGACTATGTGAAAGGCAAATATGACAAGCTGCAAAAAGGAGATTTCCAAGGTGCTGAATATCACGAATATCCTATAATGACCATCACAAGGAAAGAGAAACTGTTAAGATGGTACGATACTGCCCTGGCCGACAGGGAAGGCAACATCAAAAGCATCCTGATATCAGGCGAAGACATCACCGAGAAAAGAAGAGATGAAATAAAACTGATGGAATATGCAAATCAGTTGAAACATTCCAACGAACTCAAGGATCTCTTCACCGATGTATTACGCCATGACCTGCTAAATCCTGCAGGACTGGTGAAGTCATTTACAGAACTTCTTGAAGAAACAGACACCACTGATAAACAAAAACGTATTATAGAAAATATCAAAAGATCAAATTTGAAACTTATCGAGCTTATAGAGGATGCGGCCCATCTTGCAAAACTGGAATATATGGAAGAGATGGTGTTCATAAGAACAGACATCGTATCCCTGATAAAAGATGAACGGGATAATTTTGCATCTGAACTGAAAAATAAGGACATCAGATTAGATCTCATGTCAGGCGGTCCTCGTCATGCACTTGCCAATCCAATGATTAAAGGTGTTATCTCTAACCTGCTCTCAAACGCAATCAAATACGTTCCCCCTAATACCACTATCACGATAAAGGTTGATGATATTGGTGACAAATGGAAGGTAAGTGTCGCTGACCAGGGAGATGGCATACCGGATAAAGACAAGGAATCTGTTTTCGATCGTTTTAACAGATTGCATAAAGAGGATATAAAAGGGAACGGAATTGGGCTTGCCATAGTGAAAAGAATTGTGGACCTGCATGGGGAACGTGTAGGGGTGATAGATAATCCAGAAGGGAAGGGGGCTGTCTTCTGGTTCACATTAAAAAAAGTCCAGGAATGAAAAATTAGTCAGCACTTACTTATTAGAGTTCTCTTGAACCGTCAACATCAGATTTTGCATGTCACTCGTTTTCGGCCTGATCTATAACTAAGTTGACAGTATTCACTTCCTGACGAATAGA
Encoded proteins:
- a CDS encoding nitrogen regulatory protein P-II, with translation MMKIEAIIRPTKVHEVKDALDAAGFESVTVTDVKGRGKQKGVMQQWRGRKYCVDLLPKIKMEIVINDTDADKVIDIISKAAATGTIGDGKIFVYPIAKIVRIRTGETDGDAL
- a CDS encoding NADPH-dependent FMN reductase — protein: MGSPRKGNTYRAVRKVEEVMRSKGDVEFEYLMLRDANLSQCSGCFVCFMKGEDHCPFKDDAPLIEKKMHDADGVIFATPVYGMNVSALMKTFIDRFSYIFHRPRFFHKKALLLSTTGALGLKEILDYLQLVVRIWGFEASHRVGIVTPPMPISRKRELENEQKLRKAAVVFYDSLLKKGHNSPGLRSVIVFRAQKASFGELARDSPADHTYWKEKGWLRPQAKYYVDVPVNPLFNAIGWTTEKFLRRKIRKDIAEAQK
- a CDS encoding multisensor signal transduction histidine kinase, giving the protein MQSDHKHKILIVDDEKINVALLTSYLSENYDVITASNGRDALSIVKREEPDLIMLDIVMPGMDGFDVCRIIKHDYKLDFIPVIMLTALTSRNDHQKGIEVGADDFLKKPADRFELDKKITALLRIKEHHDSLLMDRNKAYEYLDYAGILMAVLDKDYKLVHINKKGAEILGYKRDNIINRDWMDLFVAESYRDYVKGKYDKLQKGDFQGAEYHEYPIMTITRKEKLLRWYDTALADREGNIKSILISGEDITEKRRDEIKLMEYANQLKHSNELKDLFTDVLRHDLLNPAGLVKSFTELLEETDTTDKQKRIIENIKRSNLKLIELIEDAAHLAKLEYMEEMVFIRTDIVSLIKDERDNFASELKNKDIRLDLMSGGPRHALANPMIKGVISNLLSNAIKYVPPNTTITIKVDDIGDKWKVSVADQGDGIPDKDKESVFDRFNRLHKEDIKGNGIGLAIVKRIVDLHGERVGVIDNPEGKGAVFWFTLKKVQE